In Thermodesulfobacteriota bacterium, a single window of DNA contains:
- a CDS encoding GNAT family N-acetyltransferase translates to MIKRKVSPASLKNGLVIREIEAGEEFEVSRLVDRVFMEFIAPIFSNRGTHEVRRYAKAERLKERLEEGCFILLALWKGQIVGMIEVKEEGHISLLFVDGEYQGKGIARKLINAAVKRCLKIDPFLKVVSVNSAPNSVKFYKKLGFVPTHSQRIQNGVRYVPMELEVNAELNLICR, encoded by the coding sequence ATGATTAAGCGGAAGGTATCTCCAGCTTCATTGAAGAACGGCTTGGTGATACGGGAAATTGAAGCCGGAGAAGAATTTGAAGTATCCAGACTGGTAGACCGCGTCTTCATGGAATTTATTGCTCCTATTTTTTCCAACCGGGGTACTCATGAAGTCAGACGCTATGCCAAGGCCGAGAGACTGAAAGAACGGCTGGAAGAAGGTTGCTTTATTCTTCTCGCTTTATGGAAGGGACAAATCGTTGGAATGATTGAGGTAAAGGAAGAGGGCCATATATCTTTGCTGTTTGTTGACGGCGAGTATCAGGGCAAGGGGATTGCCAGGAAATTGATTAATGCTGCTGTCAAGCGCTGTTTAAAAATAGACCCTTTCCTTAAAGTCGTTTCGGTCAATTCCGCTCCGAACTCGGTTAAATTCTACAAGAAGCTAGGTTTCGTCCCCACCCATTCCCAACGCATCCAGAATGGGGTGCGATATGTGCCGATGGAGTTGGAAGTTAATGCGGAATTGAACCTGATTTGTAGATAG
- a CDS encoding efflux RND transporter periplasmic adaptor subunit, producing MTTDPTNRTVDLSSLRIDRDKPQSRRRFLKLSAGVLILLLVLFLFFRVAPRHFAFLSPEVSVARAILVPPSQAATVLTASGYIVARSKAEISPKTVGRIAWINLEEGQRVKKGELVARLENQELIAQKAEASANLANARRELVRQKELFAKGITTEQSLDNAETQVEIFEAQLHYIEEQIRNTEIYAPIDGVVTVKKAFLGETVTPQGFGAGSAGATFAVIVDLDSLEMEADINEQNVSKLRLGMPAEVTLDAYPDRSYKARLRQIVPTADRQKGSVKVKIELLERDERVLPEMSCRVYFQNWEILSEGKSRVMIPVSSVIDMDGEKGVFLLNRDAIRFQPVALGNTVGSQIEVMEGLSGGEEIVVEAADNNLENGQKVRRKSE from the coding sequence ATGACCACCGACCCAACTAATAGAACCGTTGACCTTTCTTCATTAAGGATTGACCGGGACAAGCCTCAGTCAAGGAGGCGCTTCCTGAAACTCTCGGCCGGGGTATTGATTCTGTTGTTGGTACTTTTCTTGTTTTTTCGTGTTGCGCCGCGGCACTTTGCTTTCCTGAGCCCGGAGGTCTCGGTAGCCCGTGCCATACTCGTTCCTCCCTCTCAAGCTGCCACAGTACTGACCGCTTCCGGCTACATAGTGGCAAGAAGCAAGGCAGAGATATCACCCAAGACAGTGGGCCGTATCGCCTGGATCAATTTGGAAGAGGGACAAAGGGTGAAAAAAGGAGAGCTGGTGGCGCGTCTGGAAAATCAGGAGTTAATTGCGCAGAAGGCTGAAGCATCGGCGAACCTGGCAAACGCCCGGAGGGAACTGGTACGGCAGAAGGAGCTTTTTGCCAAGGGGATTACTACGGAACAGTCTCTGGACAACGCAGAGACACAGGTGGAGATATTCGAGGCCCAGCTCCACTACATCGAGGAGCAGATTCGTAACACCGAGATTTACGCTCCCATAGACGGGGTGGTTACCGTGAAAAAAGCGTTTCTGGGAGAGACCGTTACCCCACAAGGGTTTGGGGCCGGTTCTGCCGGGGCTACCTTTGCGGTAATTGTCGACTTAGACTCACTGGAGATGGAGGCGGATATCAACGAGCAGAACGTCTCAAAGCTTAGGCTAGGAATGCCTGCCGAAGTAACCCTTGATGCCTACCCGGATCGTTCTTACAAGGCCAGATTGCGCCAGATTGTCCCCACGGCGGATAGGCAAAAGGGCTCGGTCAAGGTCAAAATAGAGCTTCTGGAGAGGGATGAAAGGGTTTTACCGGAGATGTCCTGCCGGGTCTACTTTCAGAATTGGGAAATCCTTTCAGAGGGAAAGTCCAGGGTGATGATACCGGTTTCTTCAGTGATAGATATGGACGGAGAGAAAGGGGTTTTTCTGCTCAACCGGGATGCGATTCGGTTCCAGCCAGTTGCATTGGGTAACACCGTAGGCTCGCAGATAGAGGTTATGGAAGGGCTTTCAGGCGGGGAGGAGATAGTTGTCGAGGCGGCTGATAATAATCTCGAAAACGGCCAGAAAGTAAGAAGGAAAAGCGAGTGA
- the guaB gene encoding IMP dehydrogenase, protein MSEDRIDESLTFDDVLLVPGYSEIMPSEVDVSTYLTPNIKLNIPLISAAMDTVTEAKTAIAMAQEGGIGIIHRNIDIASQAAEVERVKKYESGMIVNPLTVRPYHKVREALDIMLKHNITGLPVTEEDGGLVGIITNRDLRLEKNLDYRVDQLMTAKDKLITVREGITLESAKELLHKYKIEKLPVVDEKFRLRGLITMKDIEKIEKYPHACKDGMGRLRCGAAVGVGPDREERVDALVRVGCDVVVIDTAHAHTKRVIDAVISTKSNFRKIDLIAGNVGTADGAEALIKAGADAVKVGVGPGSICTTRVIAGIGVPQVTAILEVGKIAHRHDTPIIADGGIKYSGDVTKALAAGAYSVMIGNLFAGTDEAPGEVVLYQGRTYKVYRGMGSIEAMKKGSRDRYAQDEMIDAKLVPEGIEGRVPYRGSIGGMIYQLVGGLKAGMGYTGCRTIHELRKNAKFIKVTHAGLREGHVHDVIITKEAPNYRIE, encoded by the coding sequence ATGTCCGAGGATAGAATCGACGAAAGTTTGACGTTCGACGACGTTCTTCTAGTTCCGGGATATTCCGAAATTATGCCGAGCGAAGTCGACGTCTCCACCTATTTGACCCCTAACATCAAGCTCAATATTCCCCTAATCAGCGCGGCCATGGACACGGTAACCGAGGCTAAGACGGCTATAGCTATGGCCCAAGAGGGTGGAATCGGCATAATTCACAGAAATATTGATATCGCCTCTCAAGCCGCAGAGGTAGAGAGGGTCAAAAAGTACGAAAGCGGAATGATAGTCAACCCCTTGACCGTTCGTCCTTATCATAAGGTGAGAGAAGCATTGGATATCATGCTTAAGCATAATATAACCGGACTGCCCGTTACCGAGGAAGACGGGGGATTAGTGGGCATAATCACCAACAGAGACCTGAGACTGGAAAAGAACCTTGATTACCGGGTTGACCAGCTCATGACTGCCAAGGACAAGCTTATTACCGTTAGAGAGGGAATTACACTGGAGAGCGCAAAAGAGCTTCTTCACAAATATAAAATCGAGAAGCTCCCGGTAGTAGACGAAAAGTTCAGACTCCGCGGCCTTATAACCATGAAAGATATAGAAAAGATAGAGAAGTATCCCCATGCCTGCAAAGACGGAATGGGAAGATTGAGATGCGGAGCCGCCGTCGGTGTCGGGCCGGATAGAGAGGAAAGGGTTGACGCCCTAGTTAGGGTCGGATGTGACGTGGTAGTAATAGACACGGCACACGCCCACACTAAGAGGGTGATCGACGCGGTAATATCCACGAAGTCTAATTTCCGCAAAATAGACTTAATTGCCGGAAACGTAGGCACTGCAGACGGAGCCGAGGCCCTGATAAAAGCCGGGGCAGACGCGGTTAAAGTCGGGGTCGGGCCTGGTTCTATATGTACTACCCGGGTCATTGCCGGAATAGGCGTCCCCCAGGTCACCGCTATATTAGAGGTGGGGAAGATAGCCCATAGACACGATACCCCTATAATTGCCGATGGCGGGATCAAATATTCTGGCGATGTGACTAAGGCTCTGGCAGCGGGAGCATACTCGGTCATGATAGGTAATTTATTTGCCGGTACTGACGAAGCTCCGGGAGAGGTTGTGCTGTATCAGGGTAGGACCTACAAGGTTTATCGGGGGATGGGCTCGATAGAAGCCATGAAGAAAGGAAGCCGCGACCGTTATGCACAGGACGAGATGATAGATGCCAAGCTCGTTCCGGAGGGTATCGAAGGAAGGGTCCCATACCGAGGTTCGATAGGGGGAATGATTTATCAGCTCGTTGGCGGATTAAAGGCCGGTATGGGTTATACCGGATGCCGTACTATTCATGAACTGAGAAAGAATGCAAAATTCATAAAGGTAACCCACGCCGGGCTTCGTGAGGGCCATGTCCACGATGTAATCATAACCAAAGAGGCACCAAATTACAGAATCGAATAA
- a CDS encoding DUF4177 domain-containing protein gives MKWEYRVVSIDELFPEHVDHDIAVSKLAATTRRSKLGRGFEENLNKLGADGWELVAILGEFGVFKRSQV, from the coding sequence ATGAAGTGGGAGTATAGGGTAGTTTCTATAGATGAGCTCTTTCCGGAGCACGTTGACCATGATATTGCTGTATCTAAGCTGGCGGCCACAACCAGAAGGTCAAAATTAGGGAGAGGCTTCGAAGAGAACCTGAACAAACTGGGGGCGGATGGTTGGGAGCTCGTGGCGATATTGGGGGAATTTGGGGTGTTCAAGAGGTCGCAGGTTTAA
- the gyrB gene encoding DNA topoisomerase (ATP-hydrolyzing) subunit B, which yields MEADKDIEGKLYKQGNSYTAEAIKVLPGLEAVRKRPDMYIGDTSTRGFHHLVFEVLDNSVDEALAGFCDEISVTIHVDGSVTVEDNGRGIPVGTHKETGKSAAEVVMTTLHAGGKFEGKVYKVSGGLHGVGVTVVNALSEYLTLEIRIDGKVWFQRYERGKPVSELKETGKTKRSGTKIRFKPDSEIFEINEFNYDTLAHRIRELAFLNSGLKIKLTDERDGKEQEFYYKGGIVAFVQELNKNKNTLHPKPIYVSGEKDDIIVEVALQYHDGYNETIFCYANNINNLEGGTHLTGFRGALTRTVNKYAEDHGLLKNAKVDLTGEDTREGLTSVISVKLPNPKFEGQTKTKLGNTEVKGIVETLLNDKLGTFFEENPSVARKIIEKTVEAARAREAARKARELTRRKSALESGSLPGKLADCQERDPQYSELFIVEGESAGGSAKQARARFNQAVLPLRGKILNVEKARFDKMLSNEEIRTMITALGTGIGSDDFDVNKIRYHRIILMSDADVDGSHIRTLLLTFFYRQVPEIIEKGYLYVAQPPLYRVKRGKDERYLKDEQSFENYLLEIGTEGLVLKGSRDEELREIKGNRLLEIIKKYISYGKILEKLGRWGRDTRIVEAFVSRDGFRKSHLKVGNETELDTHLQEIKKWIEKRHSEITALDWELGEDEEHNCSRIIYHFKENGRNRNTVIDFDFLNSPDFSELKNLHEGIRAAGEPPYFIQENGGPETKLENLREVTEHILSLAKKGMFIQRYKGLGEMNPEQLWETTMNPETRVLKQVRVEDAVQSDEIFTILMGDQVEPRKEFIEKNALNVRNLDI from the coding sequence TTGGAAGCGGATAAGGATATAGAGGGAAAACTGTATAAACAGGGTAATTCTTACACTGCTGAGGCCATTAAAGTGCTTCCCGGGCTCGAGGCGGTGAGGAAACGTCCGGATATGTACATCGGGGACACCAGCACCAGGGGGTTTCATCACCTGGTGTTTGAGGTTCTCGACAACAGCGTCGACGAGGCGCTTGCCGGGTTTTGCGACGAGATAAGCGTTACTATCCACGTGGATGGAAGCGTTACGGTAGAGGATAACGGGCGCGGAATTCCGGTCGGTACACATAAGGAAACGGGTAAATCTGCCGCCGAAGTGGTGATGACTACGCTTCACGCCGGCGGAAAATTCGAGGGAAAGGTATATAAGGTCTCTGGAGGTCTTCACGGAGTCGGAGTTACAGTAGTCAACGCTCTTTCCGAATACCTGACCCTGGAGATAAGGATAGACGGAAAGGTCTGGTTTCAGAGATACGAGAGGGGAAAGCCGGTAAGTGAACTCAAGGAAACCGGGAAGACGAAAAGAAGCGGTACCAAGATCAGGTTTAAACCTGACTCAGAGATATTTGAGATTAACGAGTTTAATTACGATACACTTGCCCACAGGATAAGGGAACTCGCTTTTTTAAACAGCGGCCTCAAAATTAAACTGACCGATGAGCGCGATGGAAAGGAACAGGAATTTTATTACAAGGGCGGAATAGTGGCCTTTGTCCAAGAGCTTAATAAGAATAAGAACACCCTCCATCCCAAACCGATTTACGTCTCCGGCGAGAAGGACGATATTATAGTCGAGGTTGCCCTTCAATATCACGACGGGTACAACGAGACCATATTCTGCTACGCAAACAACATAAACAACCTCGAAGGCGGCACGCACCTTACCGGCTTCAGGGGCGCACTCACCAGGACCGTGAACAAATATGCCGAGGACCACGGGCTTCTCAAGAATGCAAAGGTCGATTTGACCGGAGAAGATACAAGGGAAGGTCTCACATCCGTAATAAGCGTCAAGCTGCCTAATCCTAAATTTGAAGGGCAGACGAAAACTAAGCTAGGAAACACCGAGGTCAAAGGTATAGTGGAAACGCTTCTCAACGACAAGCTGGGAACCTTCTTTGAGGAGAATCCGTCTGTAGCCAGAAAGATTATCGAGAAGACGGTGGAGGCGGCCAGGGCAAGGGAAGCAGCGAGAAAGGCCAGGGAGTTAACGCGCAGAAAAAGCGCTCTCGAATCCGGGTCGCTACCGGGAAAACTGGCCGACTGTCAGGAACGGGACCCTCAGTATTCGGAGCTTTTCATAGTGGAGGGAGAATCAGCGGGCGGCTCGGCAAAGCAGGCCAGAGCCAGGTTCAACCAGGCGGTGCTTCCGCTCCGGGGAAAGATTCTTAACGTGGAGAAGGCCAGGTTCGACAAGATGCTCAGCAACGAGGAAATAAGGACCATGATTACCGCCCTCGGCACTGGAATAGGGAGCGATGATTTCGATGTCAACAAGATTCGTTATCATCGGATAATCCTGATGAGCGATGCCGATGTGGATGGTTCCCACATAAGGACACTGCTCCTGACCTTTTTCTACAGGCAGGTGCCGGAGATTATCGAAAAGGGATACCTTTACGTGGCTCAGCCGCCTCTATACAGAGTGAAACGGGGAAAGGATGAGAGATACCTGAAGGACGAACAAAGTTTTGAGAACTATCTCCTGGAGATCGGCACTGAGGGATTGGTGTTGAAAGGAAGTAGGGATGAGGAACTGAGAGAGATCAAAGGAAATAGACTCCTTGAGATTATAAAAAAATACATTTCCTATGGAAAGATCCTGGAAAAACTGGGAAGGTGGGGAAGAGATACGAGGATAGTGGAAGCGTTCGTCAGTAGAGACGGATTTAGGAAGAGCCATCTCAAAGTTGGAAACGAAACCGAGCTAGATACACATTTGCAAGAGATTAAAAAGTGGATCGAAAAACGGCACTCCGAGATCACCGCACTAGACTGGGAGCTTGGGGAAGACGAAGAGCATAACTGCTCCCGAATCATTTATCACTTCAAGGAGAATGGCAGGAACAGAAACACGGTGATTGATTTTGATTTTTTGAACTCTCCCGACTTTAGCGAGCTTAAGAACCTTCACGAAGGTATCCGGGCTGCGGGCGAGCCGCCCTATTTCATCCAGGAAAACGGCGGTCCGGAGACAAAGCTTGAGAACCTGAGGGAAGTGACCGAGCATATTCTATCGCTGGCAAAGAAAGGTATGTTCATTCAGAGGTATAAGGGGCTTGGCGAGATGAACCCGGAGCAGCTCTGGGAGACCACGATGAACCCGGAGACAAGGGTGCTCAAACAAGTAAGGGTTGAGGACGCCGTCCAGTCCGATGAAATCTTTACCATTTTGATGGGCGACCAGGTTGAACCCAGAAAAGAGTTCATCGAGAAAAATGCGCTCAACGTAAGAAACCTGGATATATAA
- the dcd gene encoding dCTP deaminase, whose amino-acid sequence MGVKPDHWIRRMALEHKMIEPFVEEQVSKGSISYGLSAYGYDIRVSDEFKVFTNVYNTVVDPKGFDEKSFVSIKADVCLIPPNSFALARTVEYFRIPRSVITLCVGKSTYARCGIIVNVTPFEPEWEGFVTLEISNTTPLPAKIYANEGIAQVIFFEADEVCEVSYADKKGKYQKQVGITPPKV is encoded by the coding sequence ATGGGGGTAAAGCCTGACCACTGGATTAGGAGAATGGCACTCGAGCATAAGATGATCGAGCCGTTTGTCGAGGAGCAAGTTTCAAAGGGCTCCATATCTTACGGTCTATCCGCCTACGGGTACGACATCCGGGTGAGCGATGAATTCAAAGTTTTTACGAATGTTTACAACACGGTTGTAGACCCCAAGGGATTTGACGAGAAGTCCTTTGTGTCCATAAAAGCCGATGTCTGCTTGATTCCCCCTAATTCATTCGCCCTGGCCAGAACAGTCGAATATTTCCGAATTCCCCGTAGTGTGATCACCCTCTGCGTGGGCAAGTCAACCTACGCCCGGTGTGGTATAATAGTGAACGTTACGCCCTTTGAGCCCGAGTGGGAGGGATTTGTAACCCTAGAAATTTCTAACACAACCCCACTTCCGGCAAAAATTTATGCAAATGAAGGAATTGCTCAGGTTATATTTTTCGAGGCGGATGAGGTGTGCGAGGTGTCTTACGCTGACAAGAAAGGGAAGTACCAAAAACAGGTAGGGATTACCCCTCCTAAGGTTTGA
- a CDS encoding protein meaA: MPSKPDQKSKRRVKDNPWIMRTYAGHTTAEASNELFRKNLAKGQTGLSIAFDLPTQTGYDSDHPLAEGEVGKVGVPVCHIEDMEALFYQIPLEKMNTSMTINATAAWLLSLYIALAEKRGIDISLLQGTTQNDILKEYLSRGTYIFPPRPSMRLISDMISYTSSKVPAWNPINICSYHLQEAGATPVQEIAFTLANATTVLDSVRENGQIPEEQFPQVVGRISFFVNAGIRFIEELCKMRAFTEMWDELTLKEYGVKDEKYRRFRYGVQVNSLGLTAQQPENNVARIIIEMLAVTLSRDARARAIQLPAWNEALGLPRPWDQQWSLRFQQILAYETDLLEYPDIFNGSSVIEATVKELKDAAWKEIDRIRKIGGTLEAIEYMKMALVSSHAERVRAIESGDIKIVGVNCFTETEVSPHTQSIEESIQKVEPEMVKKQIERLRSFKVRRNQKAVKDALERLRDTAKSSENIMPASIHCAHAGVTTGEWSDTLRLVFGEYRAPTGTSIRLQRETDDITRIRSEVKALGEKLGRPIKILIGKPGLDGHSNGAEQIAVRAREVGMEVIYQGIRLTPEQIARTAEEENVDLVGLSILSGSHDTIIPKIIGLMRKRQLDDIPVIAGGIIPDEDAKLLIKAGLRRVYTPKDYSLNRIMHDIVEIVKESRGLDS, encoded by the coding sequence ATGCCTTCAAAGCCGGACCAGAAATCGAAAAGACGAGTGAAAGACAATCCCTGGATAATGAGGACCTATGCCGGGCATACGACCGCCGAAGCCTCTAACGAACTATTCCGGAAAAACCTGGCCAAGGGACAAACCGGCTTAAGCATCGCCTTTGACCTTCCCACTCAGACCGGTTACGACTCCGACCATCCCCTGGCCGAGGGCGAGGTGGGCAAGGTAGGAGTCCCCGTCTGCCATATCGAAGATATGGAAGCCCTTTTCTACCAGATACCACTAGAAAAAATGAACACCTCAATGACCATCAACGCCACTGCCGCCTGGCTCCTTTCCCTGTACATAGCACTAGCCGAGAAACGGGGAATAGATATTTCCCTTCTCCAAGGAACCACTCAAAACGATATTTTGAAAGAATACCTCTCACGCGGGACATACATATTTCCTCCAAGACCGTCCATGCGCCTTATCTCCGACATGATTTCTTACACATCCTCTAAAGTACCGGCTTGGAACCCGATTAATATATGCAGCTATCATCTCCAGGAAGCCGGGGCCACCCCGGTGCAGGAGATTGCATTCACACTAGCAAATGCAACCACCGTGCTCGATTCAGTTCGTGAAAACGGGCAGATTCCTGAAGAGCAGTTTCCACAAGTTGTGGGCCGCATCTCCTTTTTTGTGAACGCCGGGATTCGTTTCATCGAGGAACTCTGCAAGATGAGGGCATTCACCGAAATGTGGGATGAGCTGACCTTGAAAGAATACGGGGTCAAAGACGAGAAGTACAGACGTTTTAGATACGGAGTTCAGGTGAACTCCCTTGGCCTCACCGCACAACAACCGGAGAACAACGTCGCCCGGATAATAATCGAGATGCTGGCCGTAACCCTTAGCAGGGATGCCCGCGCCAGAGCAATTCAGCTTCCCGCATGGAATGAAGCCCTGGGGCTTCCCCGCCCCTGGGACCAGCAATGGTCACTCCGGTTTCAGCAGATTCTAGCCTACGAAACCGACTTGCTGGAGTATCCGGACATATTCAACGGCTCATCGGTAATCGAGGCCACGGTTAAAGAGCTAAAAGACGCCGCATGGAAAGAAATAGATAGGATCCGGAAAATCGGCGGCACGCTCGAGGCAATCGAATACATGAAGATGGCGCTGGTCTCGTCTCATGCCGAGCGTGTTCGAGCAATCGAATCCGGGGATATAAAGATAGTCGGGGTTAATTGCTTTACCGAGACGGAGGTATCTCCTCACACCCAATCTATAGAGGAGTCGATACAGAAGGTTGAGCCGGAGATGGTTAAAAAACAAATAGAAAGGTTAAGGTCGTTCAAAGTCAGGAGAAACCAGAAGGCAGTCAAAGATGCCCTGGAAAGATTAAGGGATACAGCCAAAAGCAGTGAAAACATCATGCCCGCTTCAATCCATTGTGCCCATGCCGGTGTTACCACCGGGGAATGGTCGGACACACTTCGCCTGGTCTTTGGCGAATACCGGGCCCCGACCGGGACTTCCATCCGGCTTCAAAGGGAAACCGATGACATAACTCGAATAAGAAGCGAAGTTAAAGCGCTCGGAGAAAAGCTGGGACGCCCGATTAAGATACTTATCGGGAAGCCGGGGCTCGACGGTCATTCAAACGGCGCCGAGCAAATTGCTGTTCGAGCAAGGGAGGTAGGTATGGAGGTCATTTATCAAGGTATTCGCCTTACCCCCGAGCAGATTGCCAGAACCGCGGAAGAGGAGAACGTGGACCTAGTGGGGCTGAGCATTCTATCCGGCTCACACGACACAATCATCCCCAAGATAATAGGCTTGATGAGAAAACGGCAGCTTGATGACATACCGGTAATCGCCGGCGGCATCATTCCGGACGAAGATGCTAAACTACTCATCAAGGCCGGCCTCAGGCGCGTCTACACCCCAAAAGACTATTCCCTTAACCGGATAATGCACGATATAGTGGAAATTGTGAAGGAATCAAGGGGCCTTGATTCGTGA
- the guaA gene encoding glutamine-hydrolyzing GMP synthase, whose translation MRETVLVLDFGSQYTQLIARRIREIGVYSEIKPFLFPLDEIKKAEPKAIVLSGGPASVWDEGSPSLNPQIFDLNIPILGICYGMQLTAQLLGGRVERSERREFGPAEINITDDSDIFHGIPPKTKVWMSHGDRVLGLPEGFTTIATSENSPVAAMKDRNRRIFGVQFHPEVVHTEFGKEILSNFIFRIAQCDGSWTAKSFVESAIKDIRKKVGDSKVICALSGGVDSAVAALIIQRAIWDRLQCIFVDTGLLRKNEASQVLAAFSDSGLNLIPVDASKRFLQKLEGVEDPELKRKIIGEEFIRVFEEEALKIDGARFLAQGTLYPDVIESVSVKGPSAKIKSHHNVGGLPERMNLELIEPLRELFKDEVRAVGRELGLPPEILDRHPFPGPGLAIRIMGEVTEEKLEKLRLADAIFIEEIRRAGIYDEIWQAFCVFLPVNTVGVMGDERTYENVIALRAVTSLDGMTANWARIPYEVLEKVSVRIINEVKGINRVVYDISTKPPSTIEWE comes from the coding sequence ATGCGTGAAACAGTTTTAGTCCTTGACTTCGGATCGCAGTACACCCAGCTTATCGCCAGAAGAATACGGGAGATCGGCGTTTACTCCGAGATTAAACCTTTTCTTTTTCCTTTAGATGAAATAAAGAAGGCCGAGCCAAAGGCAATTGTTTTATCCGGCGGGCCGGCCAGTGTCTGGGACGAGGGATCACCGTCTTTAAACCCGCAGATATTCGACCTGAATATCCCCATATTGGGAATCTGCTACGGGATGCAACTAACCGCCCAACTCCTCGGCGGGAGGGTTGAACGGTCGGAAAGAAGGGAATTCGGGCCTGCCGAGATTAACATCACGGACGATTCCGACATTTTCCACGGTATTCCACCGAAGACCAAGGTTTGGATGTCCCACGGTGACCGGGTGCTCGGTCTTCCGGAAGGATTCACCACCATTGCCACCAGTGAAAACTCACCGGTAGCCGCCATGAAGGATAGAAACCGGAGAATCTTCGGCGTCCAGTTCCACCCGGAGGTGGTCCACACCGAGTTCGGCAAGGAAATACTATCAAACTTTATTTTTAGGATTGCCCAGTGCGACGGCTCGTGGACAGCCAAATCCTTCGTGGAATCGGCCATAAAAGACATCAGAAAAAAGGTGGGGGACTCCAAGGTAATCTGCGCCCTTTCCGGAGGGGTGGACTCAGCCGTGGCCGCTTTAATCATACAGCGTGCTATCTGGGATAGGCTCCAATGCATATTCGTCGACACCGGGCTTCTCCGGAAGAATGAAGCCAGCCAGGTCCTGGCGGCTTTTAGCGATTCAGGGCTAAACCTTATTCCTGTCGATGCCAGCAAACGTTTTCTTCAAAAGCTGGAGGGCGTAGAGGACCCGGAGCTCAAGAGAAAAATTATAGGGGAGGAATTCATCCGGGTATTTGAAGAGGAGGCCCTTAAGATTGATGGGGCCCGCTTTCTTGCCCAGGGAACCCTATACCCGGATGTCATCGAGAGCGTGAGCGTCAAAGGCCCCTCGGCAAAGATAAAATCTCACCACAATGTGGGCGGTCTGCCTGAAAGAATGAACCTAGAGTTGATAGAACCTCTCCGTGAATTGTTTAAAGACGAAGTAAGAGCGGTAGGGCGTGAGCTTGGGCTTCCCCCGGAGATCCTCGACCGCCATCCGTTCCCCGGGCCGGGATTAGCAATAAGGATTATGGGCGAGGTAACTGAGGAAAAACTGGAAAAGCTTCGCCTGGCAGACGCGATTTTTATAGAAGAAATAAGAAGAGCAGGAATTTATGATGAAATCTGGCAGGCCTTTTGTGTCTTCCTCCCGGTAAACACCGTCGGGGTCATGGGGGATGAAAGGACTTATGAGAATGTCATAGCACTCAGGGCGGTGACCAGCCTGGACGGCATGACTGCCAACTGGGCCCGTATCCCTTATGAAGTACTGGAGAAGGTCTCCGTCCGCATAATTAACGAGGTAAAGGGCATCAACCGCGTCGTGTATGACATATCCACCAAGCCACCCAGCACCATAGAGTGGGAATAG
- a CDS encoding DUF6602 domain-containing protein, whose amino-acid sequence MKFVHMMFPVKQLLSQCFMDRINYTKFLEAVGAEFQARISKAKYYKHPTGVGDALEDIVREYLRQILPERFSVDRGKIFDSEGRLSREFDIIISERFDVVPMMALAGRRIIPVEAVYGVIEVKSRLDLNNYNSFIQAVEQLDEMRRFYKSVDNSLVHSKEEGYSAQDNVPGKLWSGIITFNALQRKTLRALLQKFCEGLVFICIPHRELVLYWPNDTDFIHYPLKLKSLPLAVWLILELTTNNLRSRKLMPDFSRYRSNMLKKIIGETSDKLRLKRNTNKKGQRLKSSK is encoded by the coding sequence TTGAAGTTTGTACATATGATGTTTCCAGTGAAGCAGTTACTAAGTCAGTGCTTTATGGATCGAATTAATTATACAAAATTTTTAGAGGCGGTTGGAGCGGAATTTCAGGCCCGTATATCAAAGGCTAAATATTATAAGCACCCTACCGGCGTTGGGGATGCGCTAGAAGATATTGTTCGAGAATATCTCAGACAAATTCTTCCCGAGCGTTTCTCCGTGGACCGTGGAAAAATTTTTGATAGCGAAGGAAGACTCTCTCGTGAATTTGACATCATCATTTCTGAGCGTTTTGACGTTGTTCCGATGATGGCATTGGCAGGTAGGAGAATAATACCAGTAGAGGCTGTATATGGTGTTATCGAAGTTAAATCGAGGCTTGATTTAAACAACTACAACAGTTTTATTCAAGCAGTCGAACAGCTTGATGAGATGCGTAGATTTTATAAATCTGTAGACAATAGTTTGGTTCACTCAAAAGAAGAAGGTTATAGTGCGCAGGATAACGTTCCTGGTAAATTATGGAGCGGAATCATTACTTTTAATGCTCTTCAAAGAAAGACGCTTCGCGCTCTTTTACAAAAATTTTGTGAAGGCCTTGTTTTCATATGCATACCACATAGAGAGTTAGTTTTATACTGGCCGAATGATACAGATTTCATACATTATCCGTTAAAACTAAAGTCTCTTCCATTAGCTGTTTGGCTAATCCTGGAATTGACTACTAATAATTTGCGTTCAAGGAAATTAATGCCTGATTTTTCACGCTATAGGAGTAATATGCTTAAAAAAATTATTGGAGAAACAAGTGACAAACTGAGATTGAAGAGAAATACTAACAAAAAAGGCCAGAGACTCAAGAGTAGTAAGTAG